Proteins from a single region of Acidovorax sp. NCPPB 3576:
- a CDS encoding mechanosensitive ion channel family protein: MENFSIHLEPARAMLLQVSAFLPRLLIALLVVAAGWLVAKAARFAVTRGLRAINFQVLTQRAGLDGFLKQGGVQGDTTSIFGILVYWLVILASLLIAFNGLGLSYVTALLSRVVWFVPNLFIALIILALGAYFGRFVGEMVAAQGRRAGLKETVLLGKLAQYAIVAFVVLIALDHLRIGGDIVRQSFLIVLGGAVFALALAFGLGGKERAAECIEHWWPRKRGPGEGHAGDDHRIP; encoded by the coding sequence ATGGAAAATTTCAGTATTCATCTGGAACCGGCCCGCGCCATGCTGCTGCAGGTCAGCGCATTCCTGCCGCGGCTTCTCATCGCCCTGCTCGTCGTCGCTGCTGGCTGGCTCGTGGCCAAGGCCGCGCGCTTTGCGGTCACCCGCGGGCTGCGCGCCATCAATTTCCAGGTGCTCACGCAGCGCGCCGGGCTCGACGGCTTCCTCAAGCAAGGCGGCGTGCAGGGCGACACCACCAGCATCTTCGGCATCCTCGTCTATTGGCTGGTCATCCTGGCCTCGTTGCTCATCGCCTTCAACGGACTGGGCCTGAGCTACGTGACCGCGCTGCTCAGCCGCGTGGTGTGGTTCGTGCCCAACCTGTTCATCGCGCTCATCATCCTGGCGCTGGGGGCCTACTTCGGCCGCTTCGTCGGAGAGATGGTGGCAGCCCAGGGGCGCCGCGCCGGCCTGAAGGAAACGGTGCTGCTGGGCAAGCTGGCGCAGTACGCGATCGTGGCCTTCGTCGTGCTGATCGCGCTCGACCATCTGCGCATCGGCGGCGACATCGTGCGCCAGAGCTTCCTCATCGTGCTGGGCGGCGCAGTGTTCGCCTTGGCGCTGGCCTTCGGCTTAGGCGGCAAGGAGCGCGCGGCCGAGTGCATCGAGCATTGGTGGCCCCGCAAGCGCGGCCCGGGCGAGGGGCACGCAGGAGACGACCACCGGATTCCGTAG
- a CDS encoding TRAP transporter small permease subunit, with translation MSGLLKLAMGMDWISTKLSKVAGWAVLAAALISATNAIIRYGLDMSSNAWLEIQWYLFATTVMLGAPLVLKLNEHVRVDIIYGRLRGNKPVLVDLFGLIFFLLPVMGLLTWLTAPFFWHMLVSGEMSGNIGGLIRWPAALLMPLGFGAMFLQGVAEIIKRVAYLRGDLQMNTHYEKPVQ, from the coding sequence GTGTCAGGACTCCTCAAATTGGCCATGGGCATGGACTGGATTTCCACCAAGCTCAGCAAGGTGGCCGGGTGGGCCGTGCTCGCCGCCGCCTTGATTTCCGCCACCAACGCGATCATCCGCTACGGCCTGGACATGAGTTCCAACGCCTGGCTCGAGATCCAGTGGTATCTCTTCGCCACCACAGTGATGCTGGGTGCGCCCCTGGTGCTCAAGCTCAACGAGCATGTGCGCGTGGACATCATCTACGGCCGGCTGCGCGGCAACAAGCCCGTGCTGGTGGACCTGTTCGGGCTGATCTTCTTCCTGCTGCCCGTGATGGGCCTGCTCACCTGGCTGACCGCGCCCTTCTTCTGGCACATGCTGGTGTCGGGCGAGATGTCCGGCAACATCGGCGGCCTGATCCGCTGGCCCGCCGCGCTGCTGATGCCGCTGGGCTTCGGCGCGATGTTCCTGCAAGGCGTGGCCGAGATCATCAAGCGCGTGGCCTACCTGCGCGGCGACCTCCAGATGAACACGCACTACGAGAAGCCGGTGCAGTAA
- a CDS encoding TRAP transporter large permease yields MHMENFAPIMFAGLIVIMLIGFPVAFSLAALGLFSGFFAIEMGWFPANFMANLPINMFGILSNDLLLAIPFFTLMGAVLEKCGLAEDMLDSMGQLFGPVRGGLGYSVIIVGFILGAITGTVAGQVIAMAMISLPVMMRYGYNMRYSTGVLAASGTITQLVPPSLVLIVMADQLGRSVGDMYKGAWGPAILQVLIFAIYTFIIGRIRPEYVPGLPKTARTLHGWALWGKCLRGIIPSAILIFAVLGSMGGLPFMDHAIATPTEAGAMGAVGSLILAAIHKRLTWQLIKEAMDGTMRLTAMVVFILIGSRVFSLVFQGVDGAIWIEHMLTDLPGGQIGFLIVVNIFIFFLAFFLDFFEIAFIILPLLGPVAHKLGIDLVWFGVLLCVNMQTSFMHPPFGFALFYLRGISDTLFKEKRIDKPVKSSDIYMGAIPWVIMQLILVAIVIFFPQTVTVFLDKEQVVDLDKVQLDMPADSSSEPAINMDDPFGTGEKPAAGSAAPAAEPGADAMPVPEPAPEPTPPEGAASTPQ; encoded by the coding sequence ATGCACATGGAAAACTTTGCCCCGATCATGTTCGCGGGGCTGATCGTGATCATGCTGATCGGGTTCCCGGTCGCGTTTTCGCTCGCGGCCCTGGGCCTGTTCAGCGGATTCTTCGCCATCGAGATGGGCTGGTTCCCGGCCAACTTCATGGCCAACCTGCCGATCAACATGTTCGGCATCCTGTCCAACGACCTGCTGCTGGCGATTCCGTTCTTCACGCTCATGGGCGCGGTGCTCGAGAAATGCGGCCTGGCCGAGGACATGCTCGACTCCATGGGCCAGCTGTTCGGCCCCGTGCGCGGCGGGCTGGGCTACTCGGTCATCATCGTGGGCTTCATCCTCGGGGCCATCACCGGCACCGTGGCCGGCCAGGTGATCGCCATGGCCATGATCTCGCTGCCGGTGATGATGCGCTACGGCTACAACATGCGCTATTCGACCGGCGTGCTGGCCGCCTCGGGCACCATCACGCAGCTGGTGCCGCCCTCGCTGGTGCTGATCGTCATGGCCGACCAGCTCGGCCGCTCGGTGGGCGACATGTACAAGGGCGCCTGGGGCCCGGCCATCCTGCAGGTGCTGATCTTCGCCATCTACACCTTCATCATCGGGCGCATCCGCCCCGAATACGTGCCCGGCCTGCCGAAGACGGCCCGCACGCTGCACGGCTGGGCGCTGTGGGGCAAATGCCTGCGCGGCATCATTCCCTCGGCCATCCTGATCTTCGCGGTGCTGGGCTCGATGGGGGGCCTGCCCTTCATGGACCACGCCATCGCCACGCCGACGGAAGCCGGCGCCATGGGCGCCGTGGGCTCGCTGATCCTGGCGGCCATCCACAAGCGGCTCACGTGGCAGCTCATCAAGGAAGCCATGGACGGCACCATGCGGCTCACGGCCATGGTGGTGTTCATCCTGATCGGCTCGCGCGTGTTCTCGCTGGTGTTCCAGGGCGTCGATGGCGCCATCTGGATCGAGCACATGCTCACCGACCTGCCAGGCGGCCAGATCGGCTTCCTGATCGTGGTGAACATCTTCATCTTCTTCCTGGCATTCTTCCTCGACTTCTTCGAGATCGCCTTCATCATCCTGCCGCTGCTGGGGCCCGTGGCGCACAAGCTGGGCATCGACCTGGTGTGGTTCGGCGTGCTGCTGTGCGTGAACATGCAGACGAGCTTCATGCACCCGCCCTTCGGCTTCGCGCTGTTCTACCTGCGAGGCATCTCGGACACGCTGTTCAAAGAGAAACGCATCGACAAGCCGGTCAAATCGAGCGACATCTACATGGGGGCCATCCCCTGGGTGATCATGCAGCTGATCCTCGTGGCCATCGTGATCTTCTTCCCGCAGACGGTGACCGTCTTCCTGGACAAGGAGCAGGTGGTCGATCTCGACAAGGTGCAGCTCGACATGCCGGCCGACTCCTCTTCCGAACCCGCCATCAACATGGATGACCCGTTCGGCACCGGAGAAAAGCCTGCAGCCGGTAGCGCTGCCCCAGCCGCCGAACCCGGTGCCGATGCCATGCCGGTGCCCGAGCCAGCGCCGGAGCCCACACCGCCCGAAGGCGCGGCCAGCACGCCGCAATGA
- a CDS encoding TRAP transporter substrate-binding protein: MDRRSIIKHAGIVGVLAAGAAPAVHAQANIRWRLASSFPKSLDTIYGTAEVFSKKVSEATGGKFQISVHAGGELMPAFGVVDGVQSASVEMAHTAPYYFYGKDPTFCLGCAVPFGLNARQMNAWMYEGNGLKLMREFYAKYNIINLPGGNTGAQMGGWFRKEIKSVADLKGLKFRTNPFAGKVLEPFGVIPQSIPGADLYPALEKGTIDALEWVGPYDDQKLGFNKVAPFYYYPGWWEGGPQLDFYINTKAWEGLPAEYKAVVEAAASHAHVTMLAKYDARNPVAIKQLVGSGTKLRPFTQDVMNAAFKSAQQIYSDLNNSNPEWKKIYPDYSKFLADQNAWFRFTEGTFDRFMQQQKL, encoded by the coding sequence ATGGATCGTCGTTCAATCATCAAGCACGCAGGCATCGTCGGTGTGCTGGCCGCGGGCGCGGCCCCTGCAGTGCATGCGCAGGCCAACATCCGCTGGCGCCTCGCTTCGAGCTTCCCCAAGTCGCTCGACACCATCTACGGAACGGCGGAGGTGTTCTCCAAGAAGGTCAGCGAAGCCACGGGCGGCAAGTTCCAGATCTCGGTGCATGCCGGCGGCGAGCTGATGCCCGCCTTCGGCGTGGTGGACGGCGTGCAGAGCGCCTCCGTCGAAATGGCCCACACGGCTCCCTACTATTTCTACGGCAAGGACCCGACGTTCTGCCTGGGCTGCGCGGTGCCGTTCGGCCTGAACGCACGCCAGATGAACGCATGGATGTACGAGGGCAACGGCCTCAAGCTGATGCGCGAGTTCTATGCCAAGTACAACATCATCAACCTGCCCGGCGGCAACACGGGCGCGCAGATGGGTGGCTGGTTCCGCAAGGAAATCAAGTCGGTCGCCGACCTGAAGGGCCTGAAGTTCCGCACCAACCCGTTCGCGGGCAAGGTGCTGGAGCCGTTCGGCGTGATTCCCCAGTCCATCCCCGGCGCCGACCTGTACCCCGCGCTGGAAAAGGGCACGATCGACGCCCTGGAGTGGGTGGGCCCGTACGACGACCAGAAGCTGGGCTTCAACAAGGTCGCGCCTTTCTACTACTACCCCGGCTGGTGGGAAGGCGGCCCGCAGCTCGACTTCTACATCAACACCAAGGCCTGGGAAGGCCTGCCGGCCGAGTACAAGGCCGTGGTGGAAGCCGCTGCCTCGCACGCCCACGTGACCATGCTGGCCAAGTACGACGCCCGCAACCCCGTGGCCATCAAGCAACTGGTGGGCTCCGGCACCAAGCTGCGCCCCTTCACGCAGGACGTGATGAACGCGGCGTTCAAGTCGGCCCAGCAGATCTACTCGGACCTGAACAACAGCAACCCCGAGTGGAAGAAAATCTACCCCGACTACTCCAAGTTCCTGGCCGACCAGAACGCCTGGTTCCGCTTCACCGAAGGCACGTTCGACCGCTTCATGCAGCAGCAAAAGCTGTGA
- the dxs gene encoding 1-deoxy-D-xylulose-5-phosphate synthase: MSTNSFPLLQTINDPSGLRRLSRAELKDLATELRAFVLDSVSKTGGHLSSNLGTVELTVALHTVFDTPRDRLVWDVGHQTYPHKILTGRRDRMGTLRQFGGLSGFPQRAESEYDTFGTAHSSTSISAALGMALAAKQRGENRHAVAIIGDGAMTAGMAFEALNNAGVADANLLVILNDNDMSISPPVGALNRYLAQLMSGHFYAAAKNVGKTVLKPVPPLLEFAKRLEQQAKGMVVPATLFEKFGFNYIGPIDGHDLDSLIPTLENIKGLKGPQFLHVVTKKGQGYKLAEADPVAYHGPGKFDPSVGLTQPATPPKQTFTQVFGQWLCDMAAKDERLVGITPAMREGSGLVEFEKRFPGRYYDVGIAEQHAVTFAAGMACEGVKPVVAIYSTFLQRAYDQLIHDVALQNLPVVFALDRAGLVGADGATHAGAYDIPFVRCIPNMSMACPADERECRQLLTTAFEQSHPVAVRYPRGSGAGVVPLASLEGLPFGKGEVRRTSAAPQGRRIAILAFGTLLYPALQAGEALDATVVNMRWAKPIDTALLLQVAANHEALVTLEEGTTVGGAGSAVCEALNAAGVVRPVLQLGLPDAFIEHGDPAKLLALQGLDAEGIERAVRARFLAPSAAA; this comes from the coding sequence ATGTCCACGAACTCCTTTCCCCTGCTGCAGACCATCAACGACCCGTCCGGCCTGCGCCGCCTGTCGCGCGCCGAGTTGAAGGACCTGGCCACCGAGCTGCGCGCCTTCGTGCTCGACAGCGTCTCCAAGACCGGCGGGCACCTGAGTTCCAACCTGGGCACGGTGGAGCTGACGGTGGCGCTGCACACCGTGTTCGACACCCCGCGCGACCGCCTGGTGTGGGACGTGGGCCACCAGACCTATCCCCACAAGATCCTGACCGGCCGGCGCGACCGCATGGGCACGCTGCGCCAGTTCGGCGGGCTGTCGGGCTTTCCGCAGCGCGCCGAGAGCGAATACGACACCTTCGGCACGGCGCACTCCAGCACCAGCATTTCGGCCGCATTGGGCATGGCGCTGGCGGCCAAGCAGCGGGGCGAGAACCGCCATGCCGTGGCCATCATCGGCGACGGCGCCATGACGGCGGGCATGGCCTTCGAGGCGCTGAACAACGCCGGCGTGGCCGATGCCAACCTGCTGGTCATCCTCAACGACAACGACATGAGCATCAGCCCGCCCGTGGGCGCGCTCAACCGCTACCTGGCGCAGCTCATGAGCGGCCATTTCTACGCCGCCGCGAAGAACGTGGGCAAGACCGTGCTCAAGCCCGTGCCGCCGCTGCTGGAGTTCGCCAAGCGCCTGGAGCAGCAGGCCAAGGGCATGGTGGTGCCGGCCACGCTGTTCGAGAAGTTCGGCTTCAACTACATCGGCCCCATCGACGGGCACGACCTCGACTCGCTCATCCCCACGCTGGAAAACATCAAGGGCCTCAAAGGCCCGCAGTTCCTGCACGTGGTCACCAAGAAGGGCCAGGGCTACAAGCTGGCCGAGGCCGATCCGGTGGCCTACCACGGCCCGGGCAAGTTCGATCCGAGCGTGGGCCTGACCCAGCCGGCCACGCCCCCGAAGCAGACCTTCACGCAGGTGTTCGGACAGTGGCTGTGCGACATGGCGGCCAAGGACGAGCGGCTGGTGGGCATCACGCCGGCCATGCGCGAGGGCTCGGGGCTGGTGGAGTTCGAAAAACGCTTCCCCGGCCGCTACTACGACGTGGGCATCGCCGAGCAGCACGCGGTGACGTTCGCCGCCGGCATGGCCTGCGAGGGCGTCAAGCCCGTGGTGGCGATCTACTCGACCTTCCTGCAGCGCGCCTACGACCAGTTGATCCACGACGTGGCCCTGCAGAACCTACCCGTGGTGTTCGCGCTCGACCGCGCGGGCCTGGTGGGGGCCGACGGCGCCACGCATGCCGGCGCCTACGACATTCCGTTCGTGCGCTGCATTCCCAACATGAGCATGGCCTGCCCCGCCGACGAGCGCGAGTGCCGCCAATTGCTGACCACCGCCTTCGAGCAAAGCCACCCCGTGGCCGTGCGCTACCCGCGCGGCAGCGGTGCGGGCGTGGTGCCTCTGGCCAGCCTGGAAGGGCTGCCTTTCGGCAAGGGCGAGGTGCGCCGCACCAGCGCTGCGCCACAGGGCCGGCGCATCGCCATCCTGGCCTTCGGCACGCTGCTGTACCCCGCGCTGCAGGCGGGCGAGGCGCTGGACGCCACGGTGGTCAACATGCGCTGGGCCAAGCCCATCGACACCGCGCTGCTGCTGCAAGTGGCCGCGAACCATGAGGCCCTGGTGACGCTGGAAGAGGGCACCACCGTGGGCGGCGCGGGCAGCGCCGTGTGCGAGGCGCTCAACGCCGCGGGCGTGGTGCGGCCCGTGCTGCAGCTGGGCCTGCCCGATGCGTTCATCGAGCATGGCGATCCCGCCAAGCTGCTGGCATTGCAAGGGCTGGATGCCGAGGGCATCGAGCGGGCCGTGCGCGCGCGTTTCCTCGCGCCGTCGGCCGCGGCCTGA